The sequence cacacacacacacacacacacacacacacacacacacacacacacacacacacacacacagctgtaaaCAATCCCAGCAGATTATGGAGCAGACAAACAGCAACCGTAACAATCCTATAAAAACAAGTACACAAAAACAATAATGTTGACCTTTAGTTCTCTCTTATTTTCAAGACACATTTTCTGTTTTATTCCTTGTTCTTTGACGTCATTTTCTGGGAAGACCCGTATAGAGGATACATCTCTTGAAAGGCTCAAATAATCTGTCAGGTGTCTTGACCTACAGACATGACCTCTTGAGAGACCGATTAGACCTTCCTAAAATTAACCTGGGACCCATTTCTCTTGTGTACTGCTTACTCACAGCACGAGTAAGCAAAATGCCAAGATATGTTCTACAAGTTCTTAGAGGATGAATACTGGTGACTGTGAAGATCCCTTCACTTTGCATCTATTGCCACCATTGGATGAACATTTAAAGTTGAAGTCAAATGTCTTTACATTGTTCCCAGAGGATGATTCCTGATGACCATGATAATCTTTGCTGAATTGCCTCATTTTTTTTGATAACACCAGTCTTGTTTTTTCACAAGAAATATCAAGGTCTGAGTGTTAACAATTTTTCTTTGCCCTGCATAAACACTAGAAGGGTGTGACGCTTGGTTGTTGGAGTCGGACAAAGAGATTGGATATCAAAAGGATCTCAATGAGGACACCGGAGGTACGTATTGATACCTCGTGTAAATGCAATCGGGTTACAACatgttttatttagttatttatttgggtAAATCAACTTTTGGTATACTTAGTATCAAATAACCAGAATTCAGGTTCATATAATTATCACAATTTGTTATGCAGCTCTATAATGTGTCATTTAATGAGCATTCgtgattcaattcaattcattcAAATTCTATTAACTTTAAGCAACAAGAACCCTTTCCAATAACAAGGTCTCCAGCTGTCTTGGACTTCTCCTTTACCCCCTAACATCCTTCTTCCCGTTCTCTCACTCTCACTTCCTCACCTGTCAGAGGTGGAATGTCGCTGGCGGGTACAGTCCTCCAGGGTCCGACTCCTGACAGACGCAGCGATGCTCAGTCAAAACATTTCCCAGCTCCTGTTCAAGAAGCAGCCTGAaacaagcagcagcagcagccatctcTGCAGGACACAACGGAATGAAACGATGCACCTGGGCATGATAAACTGAATACTGGTGCATGCAGTTTACAGCGGAGGTAAAAAGAACAATGCTGATAGGCACATCACAATAAAGCTGTTTTATTGCAGACATTCTTTTTTCCTGCTACATCTCACTATCTAAAGAGGCAGAGATGCTTGAAACCGTTCCGTCGGATGTCTGTATTTATAAGCAGCtgttacatttaaatgtaaagtcAAGAAGTGAAGTCATTTTTGTGCTGGCTATAACATTGACATTGAATTGACATGTATACGTAGTACCTCAGTTTGGCACTTTTATACTCTTTAATTacgttttttaaatgtcatagtATCAAGTGAAAGTTAAGAGTTGGACACTGTTGGAGATTTTAAGATTTATAAAAAGTTCATGTCAGTTTGCAGATGCAGACATCACAGTTGGAGGAACACGCATGAGAATGGAGATTACTGTTTAAATTGGTCCCGTCTACTAAATCTACTATGATTTATACAACCtacattacatttgatattAAACCTTTGCTTTTGTCATTTAAAGATCCTTTCAGACACTATTCCCCTCTGTCAATGAAACCAAGAATCCTTCCCCCTGGGAGAGAGGTTCTGTGGATCCACTCTGCACGCAGTCTGCTCTCTGCTGAGGCCGATCGGCGTGGCAGCTTTCCAGCTCTCAGCAGGAAAGGAAGTGGCTCTCAGGGGCAGTGCTCAATTCGCCCTCTACTGGGCGGAAGTCAAGCCTCAATGAGGCCGGCAGTCGAATAGGTCATGCTGTCAGAGCGCACCAGAGTTCACATCCTCTCATTAGACAGCAACACTTCCATCCCTTCACTGGATAAAAAGCAAAGTCAGGGGAATTGGTCTGAATTGCGCCCGTGACAAAACAGGCTTATGTTGATGGGATCGTGCAGGTGTAGTCAGGTAGACTGCGTGTAtgtattttgacttttttccatACACACCAACCCATCAAGTGCACGCACTCACACATTGCCTTCCTATCAGTTTACACCCATGTGTAGAAGACATAAAGATTCCCAGCTGCTGGAGTGTGAGAAGTGTGTGCTGCCATGTTCGTTTACAGGTTGTTGTGTTCCGATACTGAAGCATTGAGTATTGATATAATCAAAGTCAGCAGAATGATAACGAATTATCTCTGAAGCCAGTTTAGAACAAAACCAACTCCATTCTAATTGTTTTCTAATGTTGTATAGTTGCAAGTGGTCATTTCATATTACTGAATTCAAGAACCCACTGTTCTCCACATATTCTAGGAGCATAGATGGACTGAATACTGAACTAAATGTACCTGAAATGCAACACTATAACCTTAAAACTCTGACTTTCTGAATGTAACGCAGGAACAACATACTCACACAAGTCGTATTCAACAAACAAGCATAAACTTTATTTGTTAAAACAAGTATATAGAGTTTCTGTATTACATCTTTCATCTTGCTAGATTGTGGTTTTATACATTTACCAACAGTGGTATAGAAAGGCAACTCCTTATGGAAACAATGGCATATGTATACAATACAAATGAGCAAACATATCAAAATCAGTTTTTACAACTTTCGTAGCAACCAATTGTTTCTATCGGTTGCCATAGTGCAAACTGTGTTGTTGGTGAGACAGAGTTTAAGCATGATCTCAAAATGCACACATCTCATTTCCTCTGTCTTAAACACATTCTTTATTTGTAGGCTGCATTCATTGTGCCTTCAGTTCAAGTCCTTCCCGTCCAGTCATgtgaatttacaatcagaatagTTCAAGTGTGTCGGGCAGGTCAGGCTATTGTGTTGGAGAGTGAAGATAATGCTGAGCAAGAACGCTCCTTGGTCGGGTTTGTACACAAAGACGTGTCGAGACCTTTCGTGGTGCTTCACGCAGGTGGAACATTGTTCATAGGAACGGTCAACCTCTAAGTCACCACCACACATTTAAGTTTGATCCTATACTAGAAAGATGTTATGTTGCAATGTTTGACCAGGGTTATTTAAGAGGCTATAAAAAGAATCAGTTTTCATATTTGTATCGACTCCTATGAACCTTCGTGTTCCACCCGAATGAATGAAATACCACTCCAAAAGTCTCCAAAAACTTTAAAAAAGTGAAGAGTTTCACTCTAACATGATTATCGAGCATCACACAGTTTAGCAGAGTTTAACAGCTTGTATGGAGGGTATGAGTGGAGTGGATGGCGGATGAGTATAATCTGTCGGCATGGGGATATAAATGGACAGCACAGAATACAGAGGAAAACAAGTTTTGGATAACTTTGATAATTTCTACATTCACTCCAAGGtccagcaggtgtgtgtgtgtgtgtgtgtgtgtgtgtgtgtgtgtgtgtgtgtgtgtgtgtgtgtgtgtgtgtgtgtgtgtgtgtgtgtgtgtgtgtgtgtgtgtgtgtgtgtgtgtgtgtgtgtgtgtgtgtgtgtattttccaCAGTCATTTGACCTGAAGCCTCTATGGCTAAGATTTCAAGGGGTGGAAAGAAAGTAAGAGCTGTTGCGGGTGTGAAGGTCAGGCTGTTTCTAATCTGGTTCTATTGCACCATGTTCTGCAGGAAAGCATTAGAGCTGGTGGGTTGGTTGTGTCAAAAAGTCTGAAGATGGAGGGCGGACCGAGCTGTGCCCCGTCCCTCTCGCCAGGATCTCCGTCCCAACTCAAGAGCATCCACAACGATCCACCACCATGGAAGGGATCTTGCCGTAGATGATCTGTTCTTTCCGGTTAAAGTAGAGCATGTTGATGGGCGACATCTTGGTGGGGGTGCAGCAAGGGCCTGCGGTCCCTCTGGGGTTGGCCTTGTTCACCAGGTGGGTGTGCGGATACTTCTGCAAGTGCATGTGCTCACACTCCCCGATGCAATAGTTGGCCTTGTAGCGCTTTGGGGCAATAATCCAGTCCCAGCCAAAGTCTTCAAAGTCCACAGTGAGCGGGTAGCGGCAGCAGCGGGACTCGGGAGAGTTCTTGTCACAGTCCAGGCCCGAGTCTCTCCTGAGGCGCTTGGGGCCCTCAGAGATCTTCACCTCCATGAACGGTTGCTAAAAACGAGAGATCATGTGTGAATACTTAGACATCAGCTGGGTTGCAGAAAAGGAAGGCGGGTGACAGCATTCATTTTACTTTGGTGCCCTTTGGCAGCTGGTTTTCAAACACGGCACGGTAATATTATGAAACTTTGACTTTTCTAGGAAATTAAATCATATGATGGTTGGTTAGCCACAGCCGTCAAGGTATTCTAATTGCCCCAGAGCCCGGTGCCAGCTCTTGAGCTGTATGATAAGTGTTTGTCATTGATAGCaacagtgtgtgcgtgtgtgtgcgcgcgtgtgtgtgtgtgtgacgtgtgtgCAGGCAATTAGTCTGATCTGCACAGTCACacagaacactttgaggaaTGTGGGGCAGGTGAACTTGTATGTAATCAAGCAATAAGATGTGAGGTTATGGTGGGCCGGGCATGTGTCCAAATGCAGGTGTGCGCCTGCATGGAGTCTGTGTTGATTAACAGCTTTCAAAAGTCTTAAATCTTGATTCCCTTTCCGAGCAGTGAGATGCATGAATGTTTAACCACCTGCTGACTCTGCAAAGCCTCTCTGCACACTACTGCCTCAGGGCAGTAAGAGACAGAATCCAAAATGTCTCTTTAAACAGAGTTAGAACTGGACTTTTAGAAATGGGCGATTGATGATCTGGTCCAAGATCTAATTCATGTTACAGCAGTACATATAACATGTTGTGATGAGACAAACGGCTTGTTATCCCTTTAAGTAAAACAAACTTGACCACAATCTTAGtttaatgtaaattaaagtTTAGCTCACCAGTCCTTCCTCTCCAGGCTCTGTGGAGGTCACGGCCAGATCATTTCCCCGCGAATCGAATGCGTTAATCTCGATGCCCCAGTTGGTCTCCGGCTGCCGCAGCCACACAGCCAGAACCTGTTTGACGTCTATACTCTGCCAAGAGCTGACCCCGGCATTCACGTCGATCTTCAGGGAGCGGATGCGTATGTGCCTGCTCCCGCCTGTGACCGGCATCAGGCGGGAGATCTGCAGGAACACGGTGGTCGCCTCGTCCGCAGGGCGCAGATGCACCCATAGCTGAGCGCGCACAATGCGGTTGGCTTGAAACCTTTGAGCAAAAGAGAAAAAgcagcactttggttccccatCCACTTGGGCGACGGACTCGGCTGCAGAAAAGAAAGAGACAGAAAAACCTTTACAGACAGAAAATAGAAATTCTTAACACGACATTTAAACTCTAGAAGTGGGCTGTTACAGTTTAAAAACCCTGACATGTGTGCGCGTAATGACCTGGCGTAATGACGCACCGACCCATACAACAGTTTCAAATATAGATAATGTTGATACTTGCACACTTTTATTATCAAAATCAGCTGAAGCTACGCGTTAAAAATGAACTGCGTCTCCCGTGCGGTCAGTCTCGTGCGTAAAACCCCATGTAGGAGACGTCTGAGCGCgtccttattattatttaaaaaaaccaaCGAAATAAAGACTTACGTTCAGTGGCTATCATCATCATCGTCTCCGTGGtggcatgctcgtcgtcctcctcCATAACCACCTCTCTGTTGTCATCTCCCAGCACGTCGTACTGGTCGAGGAGCTGCTGCAGCGGCGGCGCTTTGGGCAGGAGCTGCTTCACGATGTCTCGGCTGATGTTCGGAGCTTCTTTCATCCGCAGTTTGCTCAAAATCTGAGATTTAATCGCGTTTAGTCTCATGGTTTTGATCTGCTGCCGGACATCGCAGGTGGCGCACTGCTCCGCGTCCTCCGGGTTAGAGGCGGGGGGCTGCTGGTGCGTCTCTTGGTCACTCAGAACTACTGGACCCAAAGCAATGAGCAGGCTGAGATACAGCACAATCTGAGACAGATGCATTGTCTCTTAGGTGTTTGAGTTAAAAGGATCCCTGGGTGTGTGCTGGAACTGATGCGCGAGCGGACTGGGATGGATTAATGTCCCACAATGATAGGCATCATACCTTATCAGCGCACACCTTTTTATACTCCAACTTTAGCCTCTTTTGTGTCGTCAAAAACTATGATTGGCTGGACAGGCAACAATGAATTTTAACCGACTGACATGAACACTTTTTTTCGTTGTCAAACCATAAAGGGATGGAGGCTGTGAGCATGTGCAACACGTGTCCGCAGATACACACATTCACTGTTCTCGCACGGATTGCGCAATGAGCGGAGAGGCGCCCACGGACTGTCGGCGTTATATGTAACGTTTAGATGAACCTGGTGAAGTTACATCACCACACATTAACACCAGACAACCAAATGTGGACTTCATAAATGGAAGTAGCACCATACTCGGATCAGAGTGTAGCCTAATACGTGTTTGAGTTCGCACGTTGAGAAAGATACAACCTAAAATGTTTGTGTCAAAAGTGTTTTAACAGTGAACTCTGAGGACAGGTATGTGCGACatggaaatacattttattaagaGCTGTTGAATTTATAAACATAATGTTATAGTATTTCTTCAACATTGTTATTCAAATGTTCTTCTATTGGATGGGCTTTTATTTGTATACACTTATGCATGCATACATTTACCATTTTTGTAAACTCCCTTTCAAATCTTTTTATACCATTATTGGCCCATGTCAATTCGGAACTGATGATCCTTCCATGttcaggatttaaaaaataaatcagcaACGATAAAGAAAGAAACCTTAATCCTCTTGTTCAAGTCGTTGTTGGTGAAACCAGGCAGTAGAATATGAGAGGATAGCGCCACCGTGTGGCAAGGACACATCATCGTGACACCTGTcatcatcaacaacaacaagcagTCACAGGGCGACCTGAACATGGGTGGAGAAATGAAATACAGTCAGGAACAGAGCCAAGCTTCGAACACTTGGCTAGATAAATACATCTTATAAACACATCTGAATGTATAAAAGGCTACTAAATACATAATGTAAAGAAATaattaatattttacaaatgtttttaatgttgtgacattTTTCCTGATATTTTCAAAATTCTATATGATTGCTTTTTAAAATTCTTCCTGATATTCGACATTATGAGTTTTTCAAAAGACAATACCAGGTTTTTGTCATGATCATTTCAATATTCTACTTTTTACCTCAGACTATAATGTATTTGTTCCTATTTTCCAACATATTATACATACATACTGTCTTTAATTTGACATGGTGTACTATGACTTTAATTTACCTTTTCAAAACATACTATACTTTTACTTTTTCAACATCATTTGACATGCTATACTATAACTATGCATCATATTTACAACCTACTATGTAACATAGTATGACTTTTCCacgttttttatttttcatttttataCAATCTATACCATGACTTTTATTTCATGATCTActtcagggccggactgggacaataagtcaggccgggaattatacacccagccaggccactaccagtttgttgtgccattttgctggatttatttgtcaatttttacagcgttgctgcccatagtgatagcgctctaaatctactaccccaaaataaacatatggacatgggttactattaaaaaaaaattgcaaatctatttaggaacctatgtgaacatattttaagcgggggtggacctcaaatcctatagggggtccgggggcatgaccccccggtaagatttgttttttaatgttggacttaaatgcatcaatctggtgcattttgagggggaaataaagagactacacccatatgaaacataactgtatacatttaaataatcataaaatcataataacatggccataaccaataacatcccatatccaatatgaaaaaacattgaaacttgtttatttatttgtttttggttcatttatagttgtgagtatgtatgtgctcctgaatcagcctctcctgtctccctcctctccctcctgctcctctttgaggcagaagcAAAGACTCGTTTTGGCTCTCAACAAGTTGTAATAGTttgtcttaccttttttcacctagttaacgttttttttatttttttattattcatgcatattttactaatcactcccccctcaaatggaaatatgtgtttacataaatggtgaccaaaccgtttgagacccacagagtaAACACTAAACTAAACACtcggagagtcctttacctcacctgagctgtatagttaacagtctctcagtctgacaggagaggactctcctccaccttgttgttgaaacagctccttatatccgttagcgcagctagctagcaccagatgctaacaacaataacaatacacgtaaccggtgcgcgcggtttatctcactcgctcgcgccacacataacacacaccctcccgagcttgaatgacacacagagaccaatcgagtatgatctgtatgaacgtggccatgtcggcaggccacatcatgtagacagccagtcaccctctgtgaggcagagtcagacccacatttgcgcagcgttgcgttcacaatacatacgtatataaaaaaaaaatcctcaggccagcaggccacttaacaggccaggccatcgggaaacctcccggtcctcccgatggccagtccgggcctgatcTACTTCCATACTATACTTTGACTTTTGTCTTCATTTTTGGTCCGTTTCattacatttcaacacaatACACTATATATGTTTTAATGATATTTTCAACAGGATATACTTTACTCTGGCTTTCACATATTTTTAGACGTAGGCCTAGGCCTACTATTTTTCATGATATTTTATAATAATGCTATGACTTTCTTCATGATATCTTCTaaataattaataaacaagtctattgtatttttcaaaatactatACTATGACATTTGTATATTTTTTGACAAACTAATCTATGcctttttaaaagatgttttgaCATGGTACACTCACTTGACTTTTTTGATACACTACTACACTATTCCTTTTTCCCAGACATTGACATactcagggttgccaactctcacgcatctggcgtgtgacacacgctttcactctcaatctcacgctctcacgctgcccaaactattctcacgccaaaacaagaataccgaagactataaatggttttgaaaactgttgtcacgtagtgatcgtcttctcaatagaacatctttgataatgtcttctggccaatcagcatcaagataacggcgaagtgttgttgcaggaagtcccgacggagaatacttttgctgtacatctctatatacatcgatacaacattacgtgttgatagaaatcaacacttaatgaaataagaccccacggtttgatgattgataggtgtgtgggctgtctttcattttgacacacagaacaatgggggctatccacccttatccacaatgtaaagtcatgcacacagcctcttccctcttctctctgtgaggagcagcaggttcagcttccagaacaaagtaacacaaaact is a genomic window of Pseudochaenichthys georgianus chromosome 21, fPseGeo1.2, whole genome shotgun sequence containing:
- the mstnb gene encoding growth/differentiation factor 8, with protein sequence MHLSQIVLYLSLLIALGPVVLSDQETHQQPPASNPEDAEQCATCDVRQQIKTMRLNAIKSQILSKLRMKEAPNISRDIVKQLLPKAPPLQQLLDQYDVLGDDNREVVMEEDDEHATTETMMMIATEPESVAQVDGEPKCCFFSFAQRFQANRIVRAQLWVHLRPADEATTVFLQISRLMPVTGGSRHIRIRSLKIDVNAGVSSWQSIDVKQVLAVWLRQPETNWGIEINAFDSRGNDLAVTSTEPGEEGLQPFMEVKISEGPKRLRRDSGLDCDKNSPESRCCRYPLTVDFEDFGWDWIIAPKRYKANYCIGECEHMHLQKYPHTHLVNKANPRGTAGPCCTPTKMSPINMLYFNRKEQIIYGKIPSMVVDRCGCS